The Desulfurobacterium atlanticum genome includes the window AAAGGTGTTATCTGCGGTAAAATAACTTCAGATATTGAAAAGGATATAACTTTCGGGTTTAAAATGGCTAAAGAGATTGCTACCCTTGATATAGGACAGACTGTTGTGGTGAAAAATGGAATAGTTATTGCAGTTGAGGGGATAGAGGGAACAGATAAATGTATTGAAAGAGCCGGAGAATTGGCAGGTGAGGGTTTTGTTGTTTGTAAGGCGGCAAGAAAAAAACAGGATATGAGAATAGATGTTCCAACTGTTGGCATCAATACGCTTGAGACAATAGCAAGGTATGGCGGAAAAGCTCTCTGCATAGAAGCCGGGAAAACTTACATTCCAGAGATAGAAAACTTTAAAGAAGTTGCTCGTAAAAAAGGACTGACGGTAATTGCGGTTTAGCAATTGAAATTAGCAATTGAAAATAGTTGAAGAAATTTTTTGGGGTGATAAAATAAATTTAAACCAAATTTTATTAAAAAGTGAGGGAAAAGATATGCAAGAGAATTTAATGGCTTCTAAAATTCTTGAAAAACTTGAAGAATTTTCAGTTAGGCTTGATAGAATAGAATCGGAGTTATCTAAATTCCGTTCTGAAAAGGTTGCTTCTAAGAGGGATTCTGAGTCTAAAAGTTCAGAGCAACTTGATAAAACTTCTTCTAGTGCTTTGCTTAAAGAATCAGATAAAGGCAGTTTTAAGGAAGTTTTACAAAAAGTTGCACGGAAACATAATCTTTCAACGGAAGTTGTTGAAGATATCGAAAGGGAAATTGTGCCGAGGATAGAAAAAATTATACGAGAGCAACTTTCTGAGATTCTTTCCGACCCCGACAAGGTAAAAGAATTCATTTTCCAGCAGATACACGAAGAGATAGACAGAGTGCTAAAACAGATGGAAAAAGACAGAGAAAAGATAATAGAGGAAGTGATAGACGCAAGAAATGTAACTGTTGAAGGGCTTGATGAAATTATAAGGGGACTTAATGTTCTTGGAAAAAGGCAAGACCATATATATACTGCTATCATAGACGAAGCAAGAGAAACAAGAGACAAGGTGGACTACAACTCAAAACTGCTTGATGGAATAGATACAAGGCTTAGAGGGATAGAGTATGAATTTGAACTAAAATCAAGAGGTTATTAAGATGGCAGAGAGAAAAGGACTTGGTGAAAATTTTGGTGTTAATTCACCGCAACCCAAATACGACCCAACCATAATAAGGGACGACGGGACAAGGACTGTGCTTGACGCACTCAAGCACCACTTTGACCTGTATTACCTTACACATACACCCCTTGAAGAAATGCAGCCGCCTACAGAGGAAGAACTCAAAAAACTCACCGAAATAGAAAAACTCCCCATTGCCCCGCCGATACCCAGCAGAAGCAGTCAAACTGCAATTTTGTTTTAAACAATTTAAGATAACGATGGTTTTTTGATGAACAAGCGGATGGCTTTAGGAGTTTTACCTTTCCTTTTGTTCAATAATGCGGTTCTTCAAATTGGAACGTCTCACTGGTTTTGTCAAAAACAGGAGTGTGAAAAGGTTAAAAATCAGTATTTTTATAAACAGAAACAAAGTTATGTGTTTTTTATGTGTGGGTTTCATAAAAGGACTGAGGTTAGATTTTTAGATGAATGGAAAGTTTCAACCAAGAAAACGAAAATTCTTGAAGCTGATGTCAGGTTATTTCCATTAGATTCTGAAAAAGAATTTACATTCATGCAGATTCATGTGGATGGCCGAAAGGATAGGATAAATAAACCTCTTTTAAGATTGGTCTGGATGAAAGACTATGGTGGAGTTAAAGATCACATATGGGCTGTTATCCTTGATGATTCCTGCGGTAAAACTTATGAAAAGATAAATATTGCCAGGAGACCTGATGGATTTTTTAAAATAAAAATAGAAGTTTTAAAAAATAAGATTAAAATTTGGTTTAATGGGAAATTGGAAATCGTAAAGGATGTTAGCTATTTTGAAAAATATGAGAATTATTTTAAACTTGGTGTTTACTTACAGCAGAAAAATTGTGCAAAAGTTGTTTTTAGAAATATAAAGGAGTTTTAAACCTAAAATTTTGCTTTTTCTCAAGGCTTTTCATTTTTGTTTTTTCTTAACATTTTCTTAATGACTAACTTTCTAAAATTCAATCTGTGTTTATTTTAAATTTTGGAGGAGATCATGAGGAGATTTTTGTTGTTAGCACTTTCAGCCGGGTTGGTTTTCAATGTTAAAGCTTTTGCAAAAACAAAAATTGTAGAAATTACTGTATGGGCAGAGGGAAATAAACTTGAACATATGAGGGCTGATGCAGCTTATGAGGCTGCTAAAAAGCTAAATGAAGAGCTTAGAAGAGAAGGGAAAGATGTAAAGGTTGTTGTAAAGGCTTATCTTGATAGTAGTTCATGGGGAAATTACAAGAAAAAATTTACTCTTGCTGCAGCAGCAGGAAAAGCTCCTGATATAGTCCTTTCAGGGCATGAGGATATAGCTGTATGGGCCCATAGTGGCTACATAATGCCTGTAGCAAATAGTGTTTATCAGGTTAAAAGTCTTGCTCCTGAGTTTGCAGATGTTATAGATAGTCTCTGGAAACCGTGTCAGTGGCACGGAAAGGTGTGGGCTGTACCTCAGGATACTGAAGCAAGACCTTTATTTTTCAGTAAAACAAAACTTAAAGAGCTTGGCTGGACTGACAAAGAGATTGCTGAACTTCCTGAAAAGATAAAAAATGGAGAGTTTACCCTTGATGATATGATAAAAGTTGCTGAGGAAGCTATTAGAAAAGGTGTTGTTAAGAAAGGGTACGGATACTGGCACAGACCTCGTAAGGGGGGCGATTTCATTCAGTACTATTTCTCTTACGGTGGGTATCTTTATGATCCGAAAACGGACAAGCTTGTTGTTGTTAAGG containing:
- a CDS encoding sugar ABC transporter substrate-binding protein, producing MRRFLLLALSAGLVFNVKAFAKTKIVEITVWAEGNKLEHMRADAAYEAAKKLNEELRREGKDVKVVVKAYLDSSSWGNYKKKFTLAAAAGKAPDIVLSGHEDIAVWAHSGYIMPVANSVYQVKSLAPEFADVIDSLWKPCQWHGKVWAVPQDTEARPLFFSKTKLKELGWTDKEIAELPEKIKNGEFTLDDMIKVAEEAIRKGVVKKGYGYWHRPRKGGDFIQYYFSYGGYLYDPKTDKLVVVKDALEKWYAFQRRCVTSGITPRNYIGTPWKVWHDTVSHDKVLFWNGGIWQWADWAKNYVKDLGGEKYLFAHVGYALQPSGVRGKHGGTLSHPLVYMITSHKASKRPRENDKYVLMLLEKMTTKEINTKHAISSTHLGILKSQLNYPPYKNNKFLSSVSYMLNYNYYQPNHPMYGALFDILWNGMVAAENGRMTPEEAAKSAIQQIKFELGDAVEIK
- a CDS encoding polysaccharide lyase family 7 protein, encoding MNKRMALGVLPFLLFNNAVLQIGTSHWFCQKQECEKVKNQYFYKQKQSYVFFMCGFHKRTEVRFLDEWKVSTKKTKILEADVRLFPLDSEKEFTFMQIHVDGRKDRINKPLLRLVWMKDYGGVKDHIWAVILDDSCGKTYEKINIARRPDGFFKIKIEVLKNKIKIWFNGKLEIVKDVSYFEKYENYFKLGVYLQQKNCAKVVFRNIKEF